In Saccharomyces eubayanus strain FM1318 chromosome II, whole genome shotgun sequence, the genomic stretch gaaagaggGTTGCTGAATTCGTGCATATGCCTCGACTTTGTGTATAATGCAAGACGTAACAGAAAAACTCCGTCCACTTGGGGAAACACTTTTTTTGACTTATTTTCTACAACCATTGATCTGCTAAACTCACCATCttcgtttttgaaattttggccCTATGCTGAATCGCGTATCGAATGGTTTAAAATGAACACATCAGTCGAACCAATTTTGTTTGGAGAAAGCAATTTGATTAGTTACAAACAACCGCTATACGAAAAATTGCGTCACTGGAATGATGTATTGGCCAAATTAGAGAATAACGACATGCTAAATACGACTAAGCACTTTAACATGAAATTCAAACTCGAAAACTTTTTATCAGAGCTATTACCCATAAACGAAGAATCAAATTTCAATAGATCAGCCTCTATTTCTGCTTTACAATATTCTGACAGCAAATGgaacaaaacaatttcTGGACGAGAAAGTAGCCATAATTCAGACGCTATTTTTTCTGCCGATTATAACTTTGTCTTTGAGAACCTAATTACTCGTCCGATTGAATTTGCTTTCAGCGATGTAGAATTTAAAAATGATGTTGATAGGTCTCTGGCCCCCCTTCTTGATGCAATTTTAGAGATTGAGGAAGGCTTTTACGgtaaaattaaaaaaaacaataagaCCCGATTTGCCTTAGAGGAAACTTTAAACAACGAGTATTATGCCAACTACGATGTTATGACACCTACGTTACCTGTATATATGAAGCAATCAAGTTCAATGAAGATGGACAGGAACGAATTTTGGCTAGATCtacaaaatatcaaagaatcaaGAGACTTCCTTCTTCGGCCCACCATTATGGATATCTCATTAAGCAATACAAACAGTCTTTATAGACAACTGACTCAAGAGGATGACGACTATTATCGCAAGCAATTCATCTTGCAATTGTGTTTTACTGTGAACCTCGTACGAAATCTGATCTCGTCAGAAGAAACTAGGCATTTTTATAAGAGCTGCTATTTGAGGGAAAATCCAATGAGCCAtatcaattttgaaaaccttgacgaaaataataaaaagcGTGGTCTCAACCTGTGTTCATATATTTGTGACAACCGTATTCTGAAATTCTATAAGATCAAAGACCCCGACTTTCATAGCATCGTCCAAAAATTGCTATCTTcagatgaaaattttgtaaCAGCCAAAATTGACGGCTTCAAAGAATTTCAGAGTTTTAAGATTTCTAATGAGAAAATATCCTCACCCAACTTTGataaaagtttcaaaaagtttacCTTTGTCAAGATGGGAAATAAGTCTATCAACAGCATCTGGAAAATCGCCACTGGTC encodes the following:
- the HPR1 gene encoding Hpr1p, whose protein sequence is MATTTPVTYWMILDDFYTFLIDITTIPRRKMADVEELIQDSVGFLHKTFDALPTSLHSIKNEPLSSTLFDDSILNFEWEPLKNCISMVHDRDLLVDTVLKKFIIDSMTNAIEDDEVNNFERGLLNSCICLDFVYNARRNRKTPSTWGNTFFDLFSTTIDLLNSPSSFLKFWPYAESRIEWFKMNTSVEPILFGESNLISYKQPLYEKLRHWNDVLAKLENNDMLNTTKHFNMKFKLENFLSELLPINEESNFNRSASISALQYSDSKWNKTISGRESSHNSDAIFSADYNFVFENLITRPIEFAFSDVEFKNDVDRSLAPLLDAILEIEEGFYGKIKKNNKTRFALEETLNNEYYANYDVMTPTLPVYMKQSSSMKMDRNEFWLDLQNIKESRDFLLRPTIMDISLSNTNSLYRQLTQEDDDYYRKQFILQLCFTVNLVRNLISSEETRHFYKSCYLRENPMSHINFENLDENNKKRGLNLCSYICDNRILKFYKIKDPDFHSIVQKLLSSDENFVTAKIDGFKEFQSFKISNEKISSPNFDKSFKKFTFVKMGNKSINSIWKIATGLDKIERDLKKPEGVYEAAHSKWESKVSAEAPSEEAKDEIIRQWQTLRFLRSQYLFDFNKVNENTGVDGLFESYEKAEVLNNDIKKKLLCKINQGHKKKLQEAKEYRIGKEQKKRALEEGPLCSEEKDIKLKRLDDSSLADGDELKRKTAASGQEPIEENAKVAVADIPSQYPGETTEKKVFSSHSNIAQSENAENNSM